The following proteins come from a genomic window of Sinorhizobium fredii NGR234:
- a CDS encoding ABC transporter ATP-binding protein, translated as MATSVVLQKVEKRYGALDVIHGIDLTIDPGEFAVFVGPSGCGKSTLLRMIAGLEEITGGTLMLDNDRMNEVAPAKRGIAMVFQSYALYPHMSVYKNLAFGLETAGYRKTDIEPKVRRAAEILQIEKLLDRKPKALSGGQRQRVAIGRAIVREPRIFLFDEPLSNLDAELRVQMRVEISRLHRDLGNTMIYVTHDQVEAMTMADKIVVLNSGRIEQVGAPLDLYNNPVNRFVAGFIGSPKMNFLKARIGGVTETETAIEVCGGTIRLPRRLNGATQGQEVTFGIRPEHLSARDRGIALAAVNVELVENLGGETMLYGITPDGQQLTIALEGQQRVERGANLSVYFEPSRCHVFGLDGRAM; from the coding sequence ATGGCTACCAGCGTCGTTCTTCAGAAGGTCGAGAAACGCTATGGCGCGCTCGACGTGATCCACGGCATCGACCTCACCATCGATCCCGGCGAGTTCGCCGTCTTCGTCGGCCCGTCCGGCTGCGGCAAATCCACCTTGCTCCGGATGATCGCCGGGCTCGAGGAGATTACCGGCGGCACGCTGATGCTCGACAACGACCGGATGAACGAAGTGGCGCCCGCCAAGCGCGGCATCGCCATGGTGTTCCAGTCCTACGCGCTCTATCCGCACATGTCGGTCTACAAGAACCTCGCCTTCGGCCTCGAGACAGCCGGATACAGGAAGACCGATATCGAACCGAAGGTACGCCGCGCCGCCGAAATCCTGCAGATCGAGAAACTCCTCGACCGCAAGCCGAAGGCGCTGTCCGGCGGCCAGCGCCAGCGCGTCGCGATCGGCCGGGCGATCGTCCGCGAGCCGCGCATCTTCCTCTTTGACGAGCCGCTTTCCAACCTCGACGCGGAACTGCGCGTCCAGATGCGCGTCGAGATCTCACGGCTGCACCGCGACCTCGGCAACACCATGATCTACGTGACCCACGACCAGGTGGAAGCGATGACCATGGCCGACAAGATCGTCGTCCTGAATTCGGGCCGCATCGAGCAGGTCGGCGCGCCGCTCGATCTCTACAACAATCCGGTCAACCGCTTTGTCGCCGGCTTCATCGGCAGCCCGAAGATGAACTTCCTGAAGGCGCGGATCGGCGGCGTCACGGAAACCGAAACCGCCATCGAAGTCTGCGGCGGCACGATCCGCCTGCCGCGCCGCCTCAACGGGGCAACGCAGGGCCAGGAGGTCACCTTCGGCATTCGCCCCGAACACCTCTCGGCCCGCGACAGGGGCATTGCGCTAGCCGCGGTCAATGTCGAGCTCGTGGAGAATCTCGGTGGCGAGACCATGCTCTACGGCATCACGCCCGACGGCCAGCAACTGACGATCGCTCTCGAAGGCCAGCAGAGGGTGGAGCGCGGCGCCAATCTCTCGGTCTATTTCGAACCCTCCCGCTGTCACGTATTCGGCCTGGACGGCAGGGCGATGTAG
- a CDS encoding LysR family transcriptional regulator: MDVVSALRTFLRVAETGSFSAAAVDLDLTQPAVSRQVSALEAHLNTRLLHRTTSAVALTAEGEQVIPMALRVVEAVDALGETTCAEGASVSGKVRLTLPAPLGLYVSDRLTGLLANHPGLSVEMIFREEPSDLVGEGLDLEVRLGPVADSSLVCRRLGWTTAFLVGAPSYLRERVAPETPNDLRAHECICYSRAGDARTWSFSDGADEVSVRIAPRLIANNAVAVHRATLAGSGLAVLSHILVCPDIEAGRLVNVMPDFPPTRLPINVVYPSRRNMPPRVRVALDFLVEAVREDPLMASASVS, translated from the coding sequence ATGGACGTCGTATCCGCACTGCGAACCTTCCTGCGGGTGGCTGAGACCGGGTCGTTTTCGGCAGCGGCGGTCGACCTCGACCTGACGCAGCCGGCCGTGTCCCGCCAGGTTTCGGCGCTGGAAGCGCATCTCAACACGCGTCTTCTGCATCGCACCACAAGTGCGGTCGCCTTGACGGCCGAAGGCGAGCAGGTCATCCCGATGGCGTTAAGGGTGGTCGAGGCGGTCGACGCGCTCGGCGAAACCACCTGTGCCGAGGGAGCATCGGTATCCGGCAAGGTGCGGCTCACTCTGCCCGCGCCGCTTGGGCTTTATGTGAGCGATCGGCTGACGGGGCTGCTTGCCAACCACCCGGGGCTTTCCGTGGAGATGATTTTCCGCGAGGAGCCGTCGGATCTCGTGGGCGAAGGACTTGACCTCGAAGTGCGCCTGGGGCCGGTCGCGGACAGCAGCCTGGTGTGTCGCCGGCTCGGTTGGACGACGGCCTTTCTCGTCGGAGCGCCCTCCTACCTGCGAGAACGAGTTGCGCCGGAAACGCCAAACGATCTCCGCGCCCATGAATGCATCTGCTACAGCCGGGCCGGCGATGCTCGTACCTGGTCGTTTTCCGACGGGGCGGACGAAGTTTCCGTACGGATTGCGCCTCGGCTGATCGCCAACAATGCGGTGGCCGTGCACCGCGCCACGCTGGCCGGCAGCGGCCTGGCGGTGCTCTCCCATATCCTCGTATGCCCGGACATCGAGGCGGGCAGGCTGGTGAATGTGATGCCGGACTTTCCGCCGACCCGCCTGCCGATCAACGTCGTCTATCCCTCGCGGCGCAACATGCCGCCGCGCGTCAGGGTCGCCCTCGACTTCCTCGTCGAGGCCGTGCGCGAGGACCCTTTGATGGCTTCCGCATCCGTCTCGTGA
- a CDS encoding ABC transporter substrate-binding protein, which produces MTMRMTRRNVLAGGAALLSYSMLASSALSEEARLRLLWWGSQARADRTNKVNQLFTSANPNVAINGEFLGWSDYWPRLATQVAGRNAPDIIQMDYRYIVEYARRGALAPLNDYLGKVLKVEDFDQVQIQGGSVDGKLYGISLGANSATMLVNTVAFEEAGVELPTPTTTWEDLARIGAEITKAGKRKGYYGLSDGSGVEPLLENWLRQRGKALFTADGKIGYDANDAAEWFALWAAMREAKACVPPDIQALDQFNPDTAPLSLGKAATSYAHSNQLVAYQAINKDKLALRNHPLIGKDAKGGHYRKPSMFFSVSAQTKDPELGAKYVNFFVTDPKAAEILGVERGVPESAAVREKLAPTLDELGRAALDYVSGLGPLAGPLPPPPPSGAGEAELALRTVAEQVGFGQLDVKQGGETLVNEVTQILSRG; this is translated from the coding sequence ATGACAATGCGCATGACCAGACGCAACGTGCTCGCCGGAGGCGCGGCACTTCTTTCATATTCCATGCTGGCATCGAGCGCGCTTTCTGAGGAAGCGCGGCTCAGGCTGCTGTGGTGGGGCTCGCAGGCGCGCGCCGACCGCACCAACAAGGTCAACCAGCTCTTTACGTCCGCCAACCCGAATGTCGCGATCAACGGCGAGTTCCTTGGCTGGAGCGATTACTGGCCGCGCCTTGCGACACAGGTCGCCGGTCGCAACGCGCCTGATATCATCCAGATGGACTATCGCTATATCGTCGAATATGCCCGGCGCGGCGCGCTTGCGCCTCTTAACGACTATCTCGGTAAGGTGCTGAAGGTCGAGGACTTCGATCAGGTGCAGATCCAGGGCGGCAGCGTCGACGGCAAGCTCTACGGCATCAGCCTCGGCGCCAACTCGGCAACGATGCTGGTCAACACGGTCGCCTTCGAGGAAGCCGGCGTCGAGTTGCCGACACCCACGACCACCTGGGAAGACTTGGCGCGGATCGGCGCCGAGATCACCAAGGCCGGCAAGCGCAAGGGCTACTACGGCCTGTCAGACGGCAGCGGTGTCGAGCCTCTGCTCGAGAACTGGCTGCGCCAGCGCGGCAAGGCGCTGTTCACCGCCGACGGCAAGATCGGCTACGACGCGAACGACGCGGCCGAATGGTTCGCCCTGTGGGCGGCGATGCGCGAGGCGAAGGCCTGCGTGCCGCCGGATATCCAGGCGCTCGACCAGTTCAATCCCGACACGGCCCCGCTGTCGCTCGGCAAGGCGGCAACATCCTACGCCCACTCCAACCAGCTGGTCGCCTATCAGGCCATCAACAAGGACAAGCTGGCGCTCCGCAACCACCCGCTGATCGGCAAGGACGCCAAGGGCGGCCACTACCGCAAGCCGTCGATGTTCTTCTCGGTCTCGGCACAGACCAAGGACCCGGAGCTTGGCGCCAAATACGTGAACTTCTTCGTCACCGATCCCAAAGCCGCCGAAATCCTCGGCGTCGAACGCGGCGTGCCGGAATCGGCCGCGGTCCGCGAGAAACTAGCACCGACGCTCGACGAACTCGGCCGCGCTGCACTCGACTACGTCTCCGGTCTTGGGCCGCTCGCCGGTCCCCTGCCGCCGCCGCCGCCTTCCGGTGCCGGCGAGGCGGAACTTGCCCTGCGCACCGTCGCCGAGCAGGTGGGCTTCGGCCAGCTTGACGTCAAGCAGGGCGGCGAAACCCTGGTGAACGAGGTCACCCAGATCCTGTCGCGAGGATGA
- a CDS encoding carbohydrate ABC transporter permease has translation MTDATMSSITAPPPPPAGRRSPLGSVLIHTGLIAASIAMLYPLLWMLSASVRPEDEIFASTTLWPSSVDFASYVRGWFGLDVSFGRFTWNSLVIAVLTVAGNVIACSLAAYAFARLRFAGRNFWFAMMLGTMMIPYHVTLIPQYVLFLDLGWVNTILPLVVPKFLASDAFFIFLMVQFFRGIPRELDEAAMMDGCGPWRIYWKIMLPLSLPVLATAAIFSFIWTWDDFFGPLIYLNDMNTYTIQLGLRTFVDSSSTSDWGGLFAMSTLSLVPVFFFFLFFQRLLIEGIATTGMKR, from the coding sequence ATGACTGATGCGACCATGAGCTCGATCACCGCACCGCCCCCGCCGCCGGCCGGTCGCCGCAGCCCGCTCGGATCCGTGCTCATCCATACCGGACTGATCGCCGCCTCGATCGCCATGCTTTATCCGCTCCTGTGGATGCTCTCGGCATCGGTCCGGCCGGAGGACGAAATCTTCGCCTCGACGACACTCTGGCCCTCGTCGGTGGACTTTGCCTCCTATGTGCGCGGCTGGTTCGGGCTCGACGTCAGCTTTGGCCGGTTTACCTGGAACTCGCTGGTGATCGCAGTCCTGACGGTGGCCGGCAATGTCATCGCCTGCTCGCTCGCGGCTTACGCCTTTGCGCGGCTTCGCTTCGCCGGCCGCAATTTCTGGTTCGCGATGATGCTCGGGACGATGATGATCCCCTATCACGTCACCCTCATCCCGCAATACGTGCTTTTCCTCGATCTCGGCTGGGTCAACACCATCCTGCCGCTGGTCGTGCCGAAGTTCCTGGCAAGCGACGCCTTCTTCATCTTCCTGATGGTGCAGTTCTTCCGCGGCATTCCGCGCGAGCTCGACGAAGCGGCGATGATGGACGGCTGCGGCCCCTGGCGCATCTACTGGAAGATCATGCTACCGCTTTCACTTCCCGTGCTCGCGACGGCCGCGATCTTCTCCTTCATCTGGACCTGGGACGACTTCTTCGGGCCGCTGATCTACCTGAACGACATGAATACCTACACGATCCAGCTCGGCCTCAGGACTTTCGTCGACTCGAGCAGCACCTCCGATTGGGGCGGCCTCTTCGCCATGTCGACCCTGTCGCTCGTGCCGGTGTTCTTCTTCTTCCTGTTCTTCCAGCGCCTTCTGATCGAAGGCATCGCCACGACAGGCATGAAACGCTGA
- a CDS encoding dihydrodipicolinate synthase family protein yields the protein MASIDLPLEGRLARYELTGRPVPLRKREAAAFPRVAYAAAHVVADTLADNDPWLTPAIDWERTLAFRHRLWDLGLGVAEAMDTAQRGMGLGWPEARELIRRALAEARGRPGALIACGAGTDHLVPGPEVTVDDIIRAYESQIETIEAEGGRIILMASRALAAAARSPDDYARVYYRVLSQVKAPVIIHWLGEMFDPALEGYWGNADHREAMKTCLTVIEAHAEKVDGIKISLLSKEKEIVMRRQLPEGVRMYTGDDFNYAELIAGDEEGHSDALLGIFDAIAPVASAALEALGKGRSGEFFELLEPTVPLSRHIFKAPTRFYKTGVVFLAYLNGLQDHFVMIGGQQSTRSLAHLAELFRLADRAGALADPELATARMKRVLAVHGVA from the coding sequence ATGGCAAGCATCGATCTCCCCCTCGAAGGCAGGCTTGCCCGGTATGAGCTCACCGGCCGGCCGGTTCCGCTCAGGAAGCGAGAGGCGGCCGCCTTTCCGCGGGTCGCATACGCCGCGGCGCATGTGGTCGCCGATACGCTCGCCGACAACGATCCGTGGCTGACGCCGGCGATCGACTGGGAGCGAACACTCGCCTTCCGACATCGCCTCTGGGACCTCGGGCTCGGGGTTGCCGAAGCGATGGACACCGCCCAGCGCGGCATGGGGCTTGGCTGGCCGGAGGCGCGCGAGCTCATCCGCCGGGCGCTCGCCGAAGCGCGCGGCCGCCCCGGCGCGCTGATCGCCTGCGGCGCCGGCACCGACCATCTGGTGCCCGGTCCTGAGGTGACGGTCGACGACATCATCAGGGCCTATGAGAGCCAGATCGAGACGATCGAAGCCGAAGGCGGACGGATCATCCTGATGGCGAGCCGGGCGCTCGCCGCGGCCGCCAGGAGCCCGGACGACTATGCCCGCGTCTACTATCGGGTTCTCTCGCAGGTAAAGGCGCCGGTTATCATCCATTGGCTCGGCGAGATGTTCGATCCGGCGCTTGAAGGCTATTGGGGCAATGCCGACCATAGGGAGGCGATGAAGACCTGCCTGACCGTCATCGAGGCGCATGCCGAAAAGGTCGACGGCATCAAGATCTCGCTCCTTTCGAAGGAGAAGGAGATCGTCATGCGGCGGCAATTGCCTGAGGGCGTGCGCATGTATACCGGCGACGACTTCAACTATGCAGAACTGATCGCCGGCGACGAGGAGGGCCATTCGGACGCGCTGCTCGGCATCTTCGATGCGATCGCGCCGGTGGCTTCGGCGGCGCTGGAGGCGCTGGGCAAGGGGCGGAGCGGGGAATTCTTCGAACTGCTCGAACCGACCGTGCCGCTGTCGCGGCATATCTTCAAGGCGCCGACGCGCTTCTACAAAACCGGCGTCGTCTTTCTCGCCTATCTGAACGGCTTGCAGGATCATTTCGTGATGATCGGCGGTCAGCAGAGCACCCGCTCGCTCGCTCACTTGGCCGAACTCTTCCGGCTGGCGGACAGGGCCGGGGCTCTCGCCGATCCCGAACTCGCGACGGCGCGCATGAAGCGCGTGCTTGCCGTCCATGGCGTCGCGTGA
- a CDS encoding Gfo/Idh/MocA family protein, which yields MTELRFAAVGLNHNHIYGQVNCLIRAGARLVGFHEPDEALAAEFAGVYKDVPRIAALAQILEDEGIGLITSAAVSAERAELAIRAMQHGKDVLTDKPGMTSLDQLAKVRRIQAETGRIYSILYSEHFESPATVKAGELVAAGAIGDVVHLVGLGPHRLRRETRPDWFFRRSDYGGILVDIASHQCEQFLFFTGASDATILSASVDNRSVPDRPELQDTGDIHLSTASATGTIHVNWLTPDGMPTWGDGRLFIVGTTGTIEVRKTVDLAGRGGANHLFLADRNGVEHIDCSGVELPFGRQLLADIRDRTETAMPQERCFKAMELALRAQAIAEQNREKN from the coding sequence ATGACCGAATTGCGTTTCGCCGCCGTCGGCCTCAACCACAACCATATCTACGGCCAGGTGAATTGCCTGATCCGGGCCGGCGCCCGCCTCGTCGGCTTCCACGAGCCGGACGAGGCCTTGGCCGCGGAATTTGCCGGCGTTTACAAGGATGTGCCGCGCATCGCGGCGCTCGCGCAAATCCTCGAGGACGAAGGCATCGGCCTCATCACCTCGGCGGCCGTCTCGGCCGAGCGGGCGGAACTGGCGATCCGCGCCATGCAGCATGGCAAGGATGTGCTCACCGACAAGCCGGGCATGACGAGCCTCGACCAGCTTGCCAAGGTGCGCCGCATCCAGGCCGAGACCGGGCGGATCTACTCGATCCTCTATTCGGAGCATTTCGAGAGCCCGGCAACGGTGAAGGCCGGCGAACTCGTCGCTGCCGGGGCGATCGGCGATGTCGTGCATCTTGTCGGCCTCGGGCCGCACCGGCTGCGAAGGGAAACCCGTCCCGACTGGTTCTTCCGCCGCTCCGATTACGGCGGCATCCTCGTCGACATCGCCTCGCACCAGTGCGAGCAGTTCCTGTTCTTCACCGGTGCCAGCGACGCGACCATCCTTTCGGCGAGCGTCGACAACCGTAGCGTTCCCGACCGACCGGAGCTGCAGGATACCGGCGACATCCACCTTTCGACGGCGAGCGCCACCGGCACGATCCATGTGAACTGGCTAACCCCGGACGGCATGCCGACCTGGGGCGACGGCCGGCTCTTCATCGTCGGCACGACCGGAACGATCGAGGTGCGCAAGACTGTCGATCTCGCCGGCCGTGGCGGGGCAAACCACCTCTTTCTCGCCGACCGAAACGGTGTCGAGCATATCGACTGCTCAGGCGTCGAACTGCCCTTCGGTCGCCAGCTCCTCGCCGACATCCGCGACAGGACCGAAACTGCCATGCCGCAGGAGCGCTGCTTCAAGGCCATGGAACTCGCGCTTCGCGCCCAAGCAATCGCCGAACAGAACCGGGAAAAGAACTGA
- a CDS encoding Gfo/Idh/MocA family protein translates to MRVKTVAIIGCGIGRLHMIEGYLPHPDKFRVKTICDLNVERLNEFGSEFGIEGRTTSFEEVLADETIDIIDICTPPGIHLEQVIAALAAGKHVICEKPLTGSLAGVDKIIEAERHARGVLMPIFQYRYGDGIEKAKRIIEAGIAGKPYVGSVETFWLRKPEYYSVPWRGKWETELGGVLVTHALHLHDMLLHLLGPVSKVFGRVATRVNDIEVEDCASASLLMQNGAFVSLSCTLGSQEQISRLRLHFENVTFESSHEPYTPGKDPWKIIAANEAVQAEIDAVVGNWQPVSPRFTTQMAHFHAHLSGGAPLPVTTKDARRALELVTAIYQSADTGREISLPIGPDSPKYADWRANTR, encoded by the coding sequence ATGAGGGTAAAGACAGTCGCCATCATTGGCTGCGGCATCGGACGGTTGCACATGATCGAGGGCTACCTGCCGCATCCGGACAAGTTCCGGGTCAAGACCATCTGCGATCTCAACGTCGAACGGCTCAACGAGTTCGGCAGCGAGTTTGGCATCGAGGGGCGCACGACCTCCTTCGAGGAAGTGCTTGCCGACGAGACGATCGATATCATCGACATCTGCACGCCGCCCGGAATCCACCTCGAGCAGGTGATCGCGGCACTCGCGGCCGGCAAGCACGTGATCTGCGAGAAGCCGCTGACCGGCTCGCTCGCCGGGGTCGACAAGATCATCGAGGCCGAAAGGCACGCCCGGGGCGTGCTGATGCCGATCTTCCAGTACCGCTACGGCGACGGCATCGAGAAGGCGAAGCGCATCATCGAGGCCGGCATCGCCGGCAAGCCCTATGTCGGTTCGGTCGAGACCTTCTGGCTACGCAAGCCGGAGTATTATTCCGTCCCCTGGCGCGGCAAATGGGAGACGGAGCTCGGCGGCGTGCTGGTCACCCATGCGCTGCACCTGCACGACATGCTGCTGCATCTCCTGGGTCCCGTCTCCAAGGTATTCGGCCGCGTCGCGACGCGCGTCAACGACATCGAGGTCGAGGATTGCGCCTCGGCGAGCCTGCTCATGCAGAACGGCGCCTTCGTGTCGCTTTCCTGCACGCTCGGCTCTCAGGAGCAGATCAGCCGGCTGCGGCTGCATTTCGAGAATGTCACCTTCGAGAGCAGCCACGAGCCCTATACGCCCGGCAAGGATCCGTGGAAGATCATCGCCGCCAATGAGGCGGTGCAGGCCGAGATCGACGCGGTCGTCGGCAATTGGCAGCCGGTCTCGCCGCGCTTCACGACCCAGATGGCGCATTTCCACGCGCATTTGAGCGGGGGAGCGCCGCTGCCGGTGACCACGAAAGACGCCCGGCGGGCACTGGAACTGGTGACGGCGATCTATCAGTCGGCGGATACGGGGCGGGAAATATCGCTTCCGATCGGGCCGGACAGTCCGAAATACGCCGATTGGCGCGCCAATACGCGATAG
- a CDS encoding TetR/AcrR family transcriptional regulator, translating to MDKLQAEGKARKEATSGRADRAGSRDPERTRASILAAATVEFAENGIGGARVDAIAERAGTNKRMLYHYFGDKEQLYLAVLEEAYIGIRTAEKSLNLSDLTPEQGVAELAMFTWRYFLEHPEFLSLLGTENLHRARWLRQSTRLKELHSHFIDKLADLLDRGKAKGLFRVDADPLNVYLTIAALGYFYISNQHTLTTIFGRDLMEEANIEAWKQHIVQVTLASIRR from the coding sequence ATGGACAAGCTGCAGGCGGAAGGAAAGGCGCGGAAAGAGGCGACCAGCGGGCGGGCGGACCGGGCCGGAAGCCGCGACCCGGAGCGCACGCGGGCCTCGATCCTTGCCGCGGCGACGGTCGAGTTCGCCGAGAACGGCATCGGCGGGGCGCGGGTCGACGCGATCGCCGAGCGGGCCGGTACCAACAAACGGATGCTCTACCACTATTTCGGCGACAAGGAGCAGCTCTACCTTGCCGTTCTCGAGGAAGCCTATATCGGCATTCGAACGGCTGAGAAATCTTTGAATCTCAGCGACTTGACGCCGGAGCAGGGCGTGGCGGAGCTGGCCATGTTCACCTGGAGATACTTCCTCGAGCACCCGGAATTCCTGAGCCTGCTCGGCACCGAGAACCTGCATCGGGCCCGGTGGCTGCGCCAGTCGACGCGGCTCAAGGAGCTGCATTCGCATTTCATCGACAAGCTCGCCGACCTGCTCGATCGCGGCAAGGCGAAGGGCCTGTTCCGCGTCGACGCCGATCCCCTGAACGTCTATCTGACGATCGCCGCGCTTGGCTATTTCTACATCTCCAACCAGCATACGCTGACGACGATTTTCGGCCGCGACCTGATGGAAGAGGCGAATATCGAGGCCTGGAAGCAGCATATCGTCCAGGTGACTCTGGCCTCCATTCGCCGCTGA
- a CDS encoding carbohydrate ABC transporter permease has protein sequence MAAVQDSAVAIGAGARGRPAAQGRFAALWTKHGAGYMFLLPWLVGFFGLTLGPAVASLYLSFTSFDLIRSPEWVGTANYVRIATADPKFAASLKVTFLYVVLSVPFKLAFALFVAILLDRGVKGLTVYRAIFYLPSLLGGSVAIAVLWRQLFAGDGLINSLLAQFGIEGPSWISHPDYSIWTLVVLSVWQFGSPMIIFLAGLRQIPTDMYEAASLDGASKFRQFYKITLPLLTPVIFFNAVVQTIEAFKAFTPAFIISGGTGGPINSTLFYTLYLYQEAFGNFRMGYASALAWILVLIIGLFTAFSFLTSRYWVHYDD, from the coding sequence ATGGCTGCCGTGCAGGATTCCGCTGTAGCTATCGGTGCGGGCGCCAGGGGGCGCCCCGCCGCACAGGGCCGCTTCGCCGCCCTCTGGACGAAACACGGCGCCGGCTACATGTTCCTGTTGCCCTGGCTCGTCGGCTTCTTCGGGCTGACGCTCGGACCTGCCGTCGCCTCGCTCTATTTGTCCTTCACCAGCTTCGACCTGATCCGCTCTCCGGAGTGGGTCGGAACAGCCAATTACGTCCGCATCGCCACGGCCGATCCGAAATTCGCGGCCTCGCTCAAAGTCACCTTTCTGTATGTGGTGCTGTCGGTCCCCTTCAAGCTCGCCTTCGCGCTGTTCGTCGCCATCCTTCTCGACCGCGGCGTCAAGGGCCTCACCGTCTATCGCGCCATCTTCTACCTGCCGTCGCTGCTCGGCGGCAGCGTCGCGATCGCCGTGCTCTGGCGGCAGCTCTTTGCCGGTGACGGGCTGATCAACAGCCTGCTCGCCCAGTTCGGCATCGAAGGCCCAAGCTGGATCTCGCATCCGGACTATTCGATCTGGACGCTCGTCGTCCTTAGCGTCTGGCAGTTCGGCTCGCCGATGATCATCTTCCTGGCCGGCCTGCGGCAGATCCCGACCGACATGTACGAGGCGGCGAGCCTCGACGGAGCATCCAAGTTCCGCCAGTTCTACAAGATCACCCTGCCGCTCCTCACCCCGGTCATCTTCTTCAATGCCGTGGTGCAGACGATCGAAGCCTTCAAAGCCTTCACGCCGGCCTTCATCATCTCCGGCGGCACCGGCGGGCCGATCAATTCGACGCTGTTCTACACGCTCTATCTCTACCAGGAGGCCTTCGGGAACTTCCGCATGGGCTATGCCTCGGCGCTCGCCTGGATCCTCGTGCTGATCATCGGCCTGTTCACGGCCTTCTCGTTCCTGACCTCTCGCTACTGGGTGCACTACGATGACTGA
- a CDS encoding Gfo/Idh/MocA family protein translates to MPRLGIILHGVTGRMGYNQHLVRSILAIRDQGGITLKSGERLEIDPIIVGRNRDKMEELAKRHNIARWSTDLDAALADPKDQIFFDAGTTLMRAELIGKALEAGKHVYCEKPISDDLKIAVKLARKARASGLKHGVVQDKLFLPGLRKLAMLRDSGFFGKILSVRGEFGYWVFEGDWGVPAQRPSWNYRKNDGGGIILDMLCHWRYVLDNLFGEVKSVSCLGATHVPRRVDEEGRTYDCDTDDAAYATFELEGGVIAQINSSWTVRVRRDDLVTFQVDGTHGSAVAGLTKCWTQHRVNTPKPVWNPDQPQTIDFYKTWDEVPDTQLFDNGFKAQWEMFLRHVAEDAPWPYGLEAGAKGVQLAELGLKSWAERRWLDVPELEF, encoded by the coding sequence ATGCCACGTTTGGGGATAATTCTGCACGGCGTCACCGGCCGGATGGGCTACAACCAGCATCTGGTGCGCTCGATCCTGGCCATTCGCGACCAGGGCGGCATCACGCTCAAGTCCGGCGAACGGCTGGAGATCGATCCGATCATCGTCGGACGCAACCGCGACAAGATGGAAGAGCTGGCGAAGCGCCACAACATTGCCCGTTGGTCGACGGACCTCGACGCCGCGCTGGCCGACCCGAAGGACCAGATCTTCTTCGATGCCGGCACGACGCTGATGCGCGCCGAACTGATCGGCAAGGCCTTGGAGGCCGGCAAGCATGTCTATTGCGAGAAGCCGATCTCCGACGATCTGAAGATCGCCGTCAAGCTGGCCCGAAAGGCACGCGCCTCCGGACTGAAGCACGGCGTGGTGCAGGACAAACTGTTCTTGCCCGGCCTGCGCAAGCTGGCGATGCTCAGGGATTCCGGCTTTTTCGGAAAGATCCTCTCGGTGCGCGGCGAGTTCGGCTATTGGGTCTTTGAAGGCGACTGGGGCGTGCCGGCGCAGCGGCCCTCCTGGAACTACCGCAAGAACGACGGCGGCGGCATCATCCTCGATATGCTCTGCCACTGGCGCTACGTGCTCGACAATCTGTTCGGGGAGGTCAAGTCCGTCTCCTGCCTTGGCGCCACCCATGTCCCTCGCCGCGTCGACGAAGAGGGCCGCACCTATGATTGCGACACCGACGATGCGGCCTATGCCACTTTCGAGCTCGAAGGGGGGGTGATCGCGCAGATCAATTCCTCCTGGACGGTCCGGGTGCGCCGCGACGATCTCGTCACCTTCCAGGTCGACGGGACGCACGGCTCGGCGGTCGCCGGCCTGACGAAATGCTGGACCCAGCACCGCGTCAACACGCCGAAGCCGGTCTGGAACCCCGACCAACCGCAGACCATCGATTTCTATAAGACCTGGGACGAGGTGCCGGACACGCAGCTCTTCGACAACGGCTTCAAGGCCCAGTGGGAGATGTTCCTGCGTCATGTCGCCGAGGACGCGCCCTGGCCATACGGCCTCGAAGCCGGCGCCAAGGGCGTGCAGCTTGCCGAACTCGGCCTCAAGTCCTGGGCCGAGCGCCGCTGGCTCGATGTTCCGGAACTGGAGTTCTGA